Below is a genomic region from Helianthus annuus cultivar XRQ/B unplaced genomic scaffold, HanXRQr2.0-SUNRISE HanXRQChr00c031, whole genome shotgun sequence.
GAATGTTGAGATCAATAATATCCATTACATGGTCAGGCAAAGCCATGGAAGCAAATTTATGAAGGCTATGCCCTTCATTAAATATGTCATCAGTTGGCTTTTTTCCGGTCATCACCTCTAGTAATAGCATTCCAAAACTATAGACATCTCCATTAGTTGTCATATCACTCCCGAGTCCATATTCTGCAAATTATAAACAATTACTTCAGAAGAGAAACGAAAAACGGCAATACTGTAAGTAAATACAAACGTGTGGAAATACAAGAGATTTACCTGGAGCAGCGTAACCAATTGTTCCTCTAATGCCGGTGGAGCTGTTTTGGTAAGAAGTTGTTCCAAGAAAGCGAGCTAAACCAAAGTCTCCGACATGAGCCACCATTTCATCGTTGAGTAGAATGTTGCTAGGCTTCAAGTCACCGTGAACAACGATTGGTACACAGTGATTATGAAGATAATCAAGTGCAGACGCGACATCGGCAAGAATATTTGTTATCTGAATATAGTTTAACCTGGATGTACCTTCACTTGTATAAAGCCAATCGTGTAAACTCCCTTTGGGCATAAACTCGTATACCAAAGCTTTGaaatcatttccttgaaagtcaATGCTTGAACATGAAGTTATTATCCTTAACAGATTACGGTGTCGAATGTTTCGCCATGCTTCACACTCCCTCATAAAGCTTCTTTCCGCCCCTCGATTTTGAAGACGCAGAACTTTCACTGCGACAAGTGTATCATCATTTTCATTAAGGACTCCTTTATAAACGGAACTGAACCCACCATTTCCAATCAAATTGGTTTCGGAGAAGCCATTGGTAGCCTTGAGAAGTTGAGCGTATGAAATTTTCAAGAATCGATCTCTCATTGAAGATTGAGACGGCCGGCTCTTGCTTTTCTTCTTACACCAAGCATATGCTAAGCATATTATGGTGAAAAGTGAGGATGCAATCAAAATGATTATTACAAACACAGGAAATTTTTCTTTATGTTTCTTTGTCTCCTTACATTTGGGTAACCCAAGTTCAACAACGCCACCACAAAGCCTGCTATTCCCCAAAATGGAGAATGCACTTGCATTAGCGAACACTCCTAGCTGTGGTACTTCACCCTCAAAATCATTATATGATAGGTTCAAATATTCTAACAAGAACCGTTCCAAGAATCGAGGAATTTGGCCCGATAAATTGTTATGAGAAATATCGAGTTCCACCAAtccttttaaggaacttaatGATGGCGGTATCATGCCTTGAAACAAGTTGCCTTTGAGGGACAAACTGGTAAGGCTGCCACAACTACCAAGGCTACTAGGAATGTTACCTGATAAATTATTATAAGATAAATCCAAAGCACTCAACATCTTGAGGTCTCCAACCTCGGTTGGAAGTGAACCAAACAGGTTGTTTTGAGAAAGATTCAGTATTATAGATAAAGATGAAAGTTGTAAGATACGTTGAGGTATTTTCCCGGTAAATTTATTGTCATCAAGTTGCAACGCTATTAGATGACGGCAGTTTCCTATGCTTGAAGGAATTACCCCTTCTAACTTGTTTGAAAACAAATAAAGTTGGAGTAAAGATGACAAGTTCCCTAAGGCATCAGGAAGTTGCCCTGAAAGTTGGTTTCCATATAAATCAAAATATTGTAGCTTTTGAAGCTTACCGATGGTTGAAGGGATGCTTCCTGTGAATTGGTTACGTCCTAAATGTAAACCAGCCAAGCCAACTAGATTACCAATTGACGTGGGGAGGTTTCCATGTAAATTATTTCCGTACAGAGTCAGAGACCCGAGTTGATCAGAAAGGTTACCAATTGATCTAGGGAGCACTCCTTGAAACTTGCAAAAAGCTAGAGCCAAACGATATAAAGTGGTGCAATTCTTCAAAGAATCAATAAAATTCATTTCATCAGCTTCACTACTTCCAAAGTTGTTGAAACTTAAGTATATCCCCTCAATATCTCCTAGTTTTGAAAAGTCGATCGTCAACTTCCCACTAAACATGTTATCTGTCATATCAAGGCCTCTTAGTTTCGAGCAATTAGATATCCATGATGGAAGTGGTCCCGTCAACTGGTTATAATTTAATTCTAGGATTTCAAGATGAGAGAACATTGCACCTATACCTCGAGGAAGACTACCAGTTAGTTGATTCTCAAACAAGATAAAGTTAGCTAGAAGTGAAAGGTTATAAATGGAATGAGGGATGGACCCAGATAGATTACAACCACCAGAGTGAAATCCTACTAATTTTTTCCAATTACCTAAGGTGTCTGGAATGATCCCACCCACCGGATTTCTAACAACACTGAACGTTTCCATCGACGTAATGTTCCCCAAGAAAGGCGGGATTCCACCTGTTAACTTATTAAGACCAAGTGAAAGAAAAGAAAGTTTGGAGAGGAAGCTGATCTCTTTGGGTATGCTTCCAACTAGCTTGTTTCTAGATAGATCAAGCTTTTGAAGGTTTAAACAACCAGACAAATTAGTTGGAATGACTCCGTTGAATGTGTTTGCACCAAGATAAAGAATAGTCAGCCTATTTAGATTACCGATTTCATGAGGGATGGCTCCTTGAAAGCTATTGTTAGCGAGAGAAAACACACGGAGGAAGCTGAGGTTCCCTACATGAGGAGACAAAGAGCCTTCTAGACCCAGCGACTGTAGTGCTACAAAAGTCACCCTTCTATGTCGCTTCCCACATTTAACACCATACCAATCACAAAAATGAAGGGAGGTGTTCCATGAAGTTAAAGCTCCATATGGATCTCGAGTGATCATTGACTTGATCTTGAGCAAAGCGTGATGATCGGTCTCATTTCCACCGTCATAGGAAGATGAGATGGACGTGGAAGTTAGAAATATAACAAGAATAACGTAAAAGAGGAAACGCATAGGATAGGAAGATGGGATCGGTTGCATTGAAATTATTTTTGGGAATAAACTGAAGATCACAAGGTTTTTTTGGTACCTACCTTCACTGTCACAAATGTATGAGTAGTGACCAGTTGATGTTATCTTGACTTAAATAGTTGGCGTTGATATGCAATTCTAGCCCACTTTTGAAATTAATTTAATATAAGAATCTTAAATTTGTATTAtttgaaattgaaaaagtttCAAGTTTGTGGAAAAAGCTAAACCCGTGTCATAAGTTTGTCGATTgattgtttaaaattgaaaatttttccCACTTGACTAAAAAGTAGAACCCAAAATTGAAAACTTTTCCCATTTGACTAAAAAGTAGAACCCGCATCATAAGTTTGTCGATTGATTGTTTAAAATTATAAAGCTAAACCCGCATTACAagtttgttgattgattttttttttttttttttgaactgttgttgattgattgtttaATTTATAATTATGTGAGGATTAATTTGATTGTTTAGCTTTCCTCCAAGACCTAGACTATACGAACACCAGGCTGTCTATTTGCACACTTAGGAtttctatacgctgcgtatacaGCTATACACAACACATAGGTTGCATGAATTTCAGCGTCTGGCTCTGCAATCGCACAAATAACTAAGGTTTATATATgttgcgtatagctctatacgcagcgtatgtaaCCCATCtaaattttgttttgttattttggTGTATTTGTGTTATAAATTCTCATCCGGTTTCAACGTTAAATCGCTTAAAATATATAATCGTTAATGGTATACCGTTAATATTATATACTGTTAATcgcttaaaaataagttttgcaGTTTGATCACAAGGTTTTTTGCGTCTTATGATCACAAGGTTTATTGTAAATAGTAAATCACTTTAGTactaaattttttattttgtttgtgtATGAATAGTTACCAGTTTGTGTTATCTTGAGGTGTTGATAGGTGGTGTTATCCTGACTTGATTGGTTAAGCAAAGATTGATGATGTTAAGTAGACCCGCAATTCTGACCCACTGTTAAGGTACTAGGGACGTATCTCGGGTAGTGTCACATAGGGTACTTTCGGTAACGCGGTAAGGCTACTTGGTATGTGTTGATGCACgttttgtggacgcgactcgactcgaCAAGATTCGATCGAGAACACGACTTTCCTCCTTCGTATACAAGATCGAATAGCAcacctgttggtgcacttgtgtctgtactttgtctgtattcggtctatatgtaaacgatgtccaagttagccttgtaagtttgaccaagtcaactatcctcctagtttgacttggccaaacagtttgtgagatgttctgtgtcgaaggataaggggtcgaaggatgatgtgaatccttcgacctcatcgaaagatatgtttcgattgatagacctcgaaaggtgatctttcgagggtCCATGATGATCCTTCGAATGCcttgtcttcgatagatgatccttcggaccatctatcggatccttcgaccagacatcatgggctgggtatatatatacccatgcagtgtagtgtgaggGATATATGCACACTTAGAGAGACAGACAAGAgtggagagcattctgtccgaaacattCACACAGACACAtattgagagtttgcaagttagatttgtaaacattgtgcttgtaaccggaaccttcatacgtattaatacagtggtgttaatcggtgaactcttgtgtgtcTGTTTcgctacttgcttcatcccggtttgctcactagcttggattccgcactcgttagtgggtttgtataacaaggtttaggttcgtcatcctccggaaagggacctacaagtggtatcagagcatggctctttaccttgtttaaaaccggttttgttcaagttcttggtgtgtttgaacacttggtttagcacccgtttttggtggttttcttgcttgtttaaactgaaaaacggtttctaaaccttcgggagtgttcaaggttgggttgggtaacttgaaaacttgtttttaagtgactttgatttttccggccatatctccggtgtgtttccggtgaccagaTCTTGTTGATAAGGTTGCCATTTTTGGTAGTTCATTTGAAAGTCAAAAGATTTGTGAAAAGTTGTTGTCAAATCATACCTTTCTGCGAAAGATTTtctcaccaaccacatcaacttttcaccaacccgtcaacttttctgtcagtgtgtcagacctcgaaagatacctttcgagctcgaaagatcatccttcgatcaaggagattcgaaagataaccatccttcgaacatctttcgaagtcagtgtgttatccttcgagtcaaggaatcttttcgatagatacatccttcgagttactgttcattt
It encodes:
- the LOC110868713 gene encoding receptor kinase-like protein Xa21, producing the protein MQPIPSSYPMRFLFYVILVIFLTSTSISSSYDGGNETDHHALLKIKSMITRDPYGALTSWNTSLHFCDWYGVKCGKRHRRVTFVALQSLGLEGSLSPHVGNLSFLRVFSLANNSFQGAIPHEIGNLNRLTILYLGANTFNGVIPTNLSGCLNLQKLDLSRNKLVGSIPKEISFLSKLSFLSLGLNKLTGGIPPFLGNITSMETFSVVRNPVGGIIPDTLGNWKKLVGFHSGGCNLSGSIPHSIYNLSLLANFILFENQLTGSLPRGIGAMFSHLEILELNYNQLTGPLPSWISNCSKLRGLDMTDNMFSGKLTIDFSKLGDIEGIYLSFNNFGSSEADEMNFIDSLKNCTTLYRLALAFCKFQGVLPRSIGNLSDQLGSLTLYGNNLHGNLPTSIGNLVGLAGLHLGRNQFTGSIPSTIGKLQKLQYFDLYGNQLSGQLPDALGNLSSLLQLYLFSNKLEGVIPSSIGNCRHLIALQLDDNKFTGKIPQRILQLSSLSIILNLSQNNLFGSLPTEVGDLKMLSALDLSYNNLSGNIPSSLGSCGSLTSLSLKGNLFQGMIPPSLSSLKGLVELDISHNNLSGQIPRFLERFLLEYLNLSYNDFEGEVPQLGVFANASAFSILGNSRLCGGVVELGLPKCKETKKHKEKFPVFVIIILIASSLFTIICLAYAWCKKKSKSRPSQSSMRDRFLKISYAQLLKATNGFSETNLIGNGGFSSVYKGVLNENDDTLVAVKVLRLQNRGAERSFMRECEAWRNIRHRNLLRIITSCSSIDFQGNDFKALVYEFMPKGSLHDWLYTSEGTSRLNYIQITNILADVASALDYLHNHCVPIVVHGDLKPSNILLNDEMVAHVGDFGLARFLGTTSYQNSSTGIRGTIGYAAPEYGLGSDMTTNGDVYSFGMLLLEVMTGKKPTDDIFNEGHSLHKFASMALPDHVMDIIDLNILNIYQGVCEADAQKIEECLASTIKIGVSCSLDSPSLRMNMEKVVHELHRIQNTLPNIEI